From the genome of Kiritimatiellia bacterium:
AAGGTGCGAGCGACTTGCCGCGCGCCGGCTGCCCGTAACCATGGGAGCTTCCAACCACGCCTTTCAGCGCACGGCCGCAAAGCCGACCGCCGTAGAGAGCAATCGTTGTGGCAGGAGCAAGAAAATAATTGCAATAGGCTGGCGAATTTTATATTTTGAACACATGTCAACAAGACGGGAACCGATTGTCGTTTCGCTGTATCAGATCGGGAAACTCGACGTTTTACCCGAGGTCCAAAACTCTGTCGTTTTGGCGAACCAGACGCAACAAGCTTTCCGCTTCGTATTCAAGAACGATGCGTTTCCTCTTCCGGAGACGCTACGTCTTCGCAACGGCGGGTACGACGTTGAATCAGCCGTGCGGTCGTTGATTCGCCGTTGCCGTGGACGAGTTGGCGCGCCGGCCTTCTTTATTACTTCACAACCCTACACCGATCAGGCAAGCCAGGAGGATCCAGACGGCTTGTTCTTCTCAGGGCTTGTTGTTGCGGAAGAGTTAGGAGTCATCAGCACTCATCTCTGGCAGAAGTTGCCGGGCGCCCGGCGCATACAACCCTATATTCTCTTCTGTCTCTCTTCAATCGCATTTGACATTTGTGCTGGTATCAGCGTGCACGATGAGACGCGTGGGTGCCCCTTTGACTACTGCGATAAACCTTCGGACATTGACAAGGCCTTTGATGCGTCTGGCCTCTGCCAGGAGTGCTCCCGCCACATGAACCGCGCCTTGAGAACGGGGCGGGCAACCATTGAGCAAGCTGGCGCGGCCGAAAGGCTGCTGAACCGCGCCGCAGGCAAGAAGCAGGCATTTGTGGCAATGCCCTTCACTCCCGATATGAAGTCTGTCTTTAAAACAATCCGCCGGACTCTTCAAGGTCATGGTTGGAAGGTTGTCAGGGTAGACGAGACGGCGTACCCGCGTAGTATAACCGATGCCGTTATCCATTCCATCCTCGCAAGTAATCTCGTGATTGCCGATATCACCGGAGGCAATCCAAACGTCTTCTACGAGCTGGGCTGGGCTCACGCAACTGATCAGGACGTATTGTTGCTTACACAAGAAGAGAAGATACCGTTTGATGTCACAACCGAACGGGCAATCATCTATACACTCGGGACAAAGGGCATAGCGCGACTGATGAGGCAACTCTTGCAAGCGATCAAGAGGGATTAAAATCAAAACTGATAAAGCAGTTGCCATGATTGCCGAGAAGGGAAGCTCGGTTGTGGCCGACAAAGTCGAGTTCAACAAAAGGGTTGAAGAAAACAGGCGGGATAAACCATCAAATTCACCTTGCGGTTTTACCGGAGGCATGGAGCGGGGGCAAAGATGAAAAAAATGCAGAACAACAAGGTATTCACGCTGCTGGAATCGGGCCCCGTTGTCTTCATCACGACAAATGACGGGGAAAAGAATAATATAATGACCATCTCGTGGACCATGGTGCTGGACTTTACGCCGATATTTGCCATAACCACGGGGCCCTGGAACTATTCCTATGCCGCGCTTCGGAAATCCGGGGAATGCGTAATTGCAATTCCCACCGTGGATTTAATTGATCAGATCGTCGGCGTGGGAACGTGTTCCGGCGCCGACACGGACAAATTTGAAAAATTCGGGCTGACTCCTGTGAAGGCGAAGCACGTCCGGCCGCCGTTGATCAGGGAATGCCTGGCGAATATTGAATGTAAAGTCATTGATATTGTCCGGAAACACAACATCGTTGTCCTCAAAAGCGCCGCGGCTTACTTTGATGGTTCGCGAAAAGAGAAGCGAACCATTCACGCGATCGGCGACGGCACCTTCGTGGTGGATGGGCGCAAGTTGGATAGAAGGGAAATGATGCGGGCCAAGCTTCCGGATGGCGTCTAAGGCGGCGGTCCGTTGTTAACGCTGGNNNNNNNNNNNNNNNNNNNNNNNNNNNNNNNNNNNNNNNNNNNNNNNNNNNNNNNNNNNNNNNNNNNNNNNNNNNNNNNNNNNNNNNNNNNNNNNNNNNNTTTAAGAGTTTTCGGGTTCCGAACGGGAATAATCTTGCGGGCAATCAAGCCCGGCCTATCGGCGGCAGGGATGCCGCCTCGGGCTGATTTTTGACGTTGGACGGAGAGAGAAGAATGACAAATCCATGGGGGCTATGTGTTCTGGTGGGGTTTGGCGGATTCGCCGGATCGGTTGCCCGATATGGCTTGAGCGTCACATCGCAGCGTTTCTCAATTGAGTGGCCGATCGGCACATTGGCGGCCAACGTGCTCGGCTGTCTCTTTGTCGGAATCATCACGGCGGCGTCTGCCCGTGGAGGCGCCGTGTCCCCCGAAATCCGCCTGGCTCTGGCCACTGGATTCTGCGGCGGTTTCACGACGATGTCGTCCATGATCTATGAGACCGCCGAGATGATTCAGGCCAGTGAATATATCCACGCGGCGTTTTACGCCGCGGGGACCTTTTTGTTCTCCATGACCGCATTTATTGTCGGACTCATGGCGGTGCGTATCCTTGTCAAACTCGGAGGTGGGCTATGGAATTGAAAGGGGAGGCGAAACTGCTGCGGATTTTCCTGGGGGAAGCCGACAAAGTGAAACACACGGCTCTCTACGAGGCCATTGTGAAGGAAGCCAGGAAGTTTGGGTTGGCGGGGGCCACTGTCTGGAGAGGCATTACAGGATTCGGGCCTACGAGCCGAATCCGAACGGCCAGGATTCTTGACCTTTCCACGGACCTTCCCATCATCGTGGAAATTGCGGACGAGGAAGAGAAGATCAACCGTTTTCTCCCCGTTCTTCACGACCTCTTTGAGTCGGCCCAATCCGGGGGATTGGTCACCGTGGAGAGCGTCAAGGTCATCAAGTATCTCCATGGAAAGGTCGGGGAACGCTCCGACAAGGACGCGGCCGCCGGGGGAGCCGCGGGTTACGTTTAATGCCATGGTTTAAACAAAGCGGCCTAACCCGACTTTTTCGGAACCAGTTGATTCATTATCATTACCTTAAAAGCGCGATCGCCAGTCCGGGCTCTACGGGCGGCGCGCCCGGCCGCTTGAAGTGCGGCAATTCGGAAATTATCCGCGTCCGGCCGAGCTTTTCAAGCATGGCGCGGTTGTCTTTCACGATATAGGTCCTGGATGATTTGACGGCATGATTCAGGATAATCCCCTTGATTTTCAGTCTTGCCCGCCGGAGTTCCCCCAGGGTGAGAAGCGTGTGATTAAGCGTGCCCAGGCCGGGGCGCGCCACGAGCGCCACCGGCAGGCCAAGTTTTTTCATGAGGTCAAGCATGGATAAGCGCCGCTCCAGGGGGGTGAGAATCCCGCCTGCGCCCTCCACCACCACGAAGTCATGGCGGCGTTTCAATCCGGCGAACGCCCGCAGTATTTTTGAAAGACGGATTTGTTTTTTTTCCAGCGCGGCCGCCAGATGGGGCGAACAGGGCCGCCGGAACCGGCAGGGCGCCATCAATCGCCGTTCTGTTTCCGGCGGCGTGATGCCCGCGGCGGAAATAACAAAGTCCAGATCGGGCGCAATCGTCCGTTGGCCGCGTTTTTTACAGCCGGTCTGGACCGGCTTCATGTAGACCGCGTCAATTCCGGCCGATTTCAGCCCGCGGAGCAGGGCGGCGGAAACCACCGTCTTGCCGACGCCCGTGTCGGTTCCGGCG
Proteins encoded in this window:
- a CDS encoding flavin reductase family protein, with protein sequence MKKMQNNKVFTLLESGPVVFITTNDGEKNNIMTISWTMVLDFTPIFAITTGPWNYSYAALRKSGECVIAIPTVDLIDQIVGVGTCSGADTDKFEKFGLTPVKAKHVRPPLIRECLANIECKVIDIVRKHNIVVLKSAAAYFDGSRKEKRTIHAIGDGTFVVDGRKLDRREMMRAKLPDGV
- a CDS encoding CrcB family protein: MTNPWGLCVLVGFGGFAGSVARYGLSVTSQRFSIEWPIGTLAANVLGCLFVGIITAASARGGAVSPEIRLALATGFCGGFTTMSSMIYETAEMIQASEYIHAAFYAAGTFLFSMTAFIVGLMAVRILVKLGGGLWN
- a CDS encoding DUF190 domain-containing protein — protein: MELKGEAKLLRIFLGEADKVKHTALYEAIVKEARKFGLAGATVWRGITGFGPTSRIRTARILDLSTDLPIIVEIADEEEKINRFLPVLHDLFESAQSGGLVTVESVKVIKYLHGKVGERSDKDAAAGGAAGYV
- the bioD gene encoding dethiobiotin synthase: MNKSKRPHGIFIAGTDTGVGKTVVSAALLRGLKSAGIDAVYMKPVQTGCKKRGQRTIAPDLDFVISAAGITPPETERRLMAPCRFRRPCSPHLAAALEKKQIRLSKILRAFAGLKRRHDFVVVEGAGGILTPLERRLSMLDLMKKLGLPVALVARPGLGTLNHTLLTLGELRRARLKIKGIILNHAVKSSRTYIVKDNRAMLEKLGRTRIISELPHFKRPGAPPVEPGLAIALLR